One Edaphobacter bradus DNA window includes the following coding sequences:
- a CDS encoding cbb3-type cytochrome c oxidase subunit I: MGNAFIAFCYYVVPRLTNQPVTSRRLGWGMFWLWNLVTVLPGWILVCAGFSQPLEWAEFPLIVDVFVVLAFVLILVQFVKPFLSGPAGDLYVSGWYIVGGLVFTTLAYPIGNLVPELVAGAKGAAFSGLWIHDAVGLFVTPLALSMAYCVIPAVTRRPIFSHFVSMMGFWLLFFIYPLNGTHHYVYSAIPMSAQRGAIIASVYLGLSVILVVTNLLLSLRGSSGKVGADVPLRFIWFGVVAYLIVSLQGSMQALMPVNRFIHFSDWVIGHSHLAMIGFASFCVAGALSHIWSKLPGVRYNARTMGWAYWLLAFGLALMVFDLTAAGLVEGQMWVSRAPWIDSVRAMYPFWLTRALSGLPIISAFVLFWISLLTGPRNASAPTSIAGSLPPAALHSAPSILGYAFVIAFVAGVGFFVFSFVVLGIIPAQQLQADINRTAPHSMQRLTAAEEHGRQIYGREGCAYCHTEQVRAIAADVRRFGAPTAAWETQYDYPHLWGTRRIGPDLSREHGLRTDDWHYVHLFNPRATVPDSIMPGYPWMFSGSAAKPNKDALDLVSYLRSLGRERELAGDKGGAQVDQGMAMEMSSSYSAPGIPDTRPQITVGGIDTDAPIFAMGSMPDATKYKHGRDVFPHHRRSLHGSQSSCAGLLPHPIDLHAEHYSDSHLATVLWDGVYGSAMPAWRQLDKADLDAVAAYVQSLQAKVAKVALSQQEMDAASRLFAANCVSCHGSHGDGNGAAAGALKPSPVNFHARQPSNDRAWTVLEQGIPGSAMPAWKNRLSSDERRLLVQYVQSIYDGG; encoded by the coding sequence GTACCTCGGCTGACGAATCAGCCAGTCACGAGCCGCCGGCTAGGCTGGGGCATGTTCTGGCTATGGAATCTCGTTACCGTGCTGCCGGGATGGATCCTGGTTTGCGCGGGGTTTAGCCAGCCGCTTGAGTGGGCTGAGTTCCCGCTTATTGTGGACGTGTTCGTCGTCCTTGCCTTTGTACTGATTCTTGTGCAGTTCGTGAAGCCATTTTTGAGTGGGCCGGCAGGCGACCTCTACGTTTCGGGTTGGTATATCGTCGGCGGTCTCGTGTTCACGACCCTTGCCTATCCAATCGGCAATCTTGTGCCGGAGCTTGTGGCGGGAGCGAAGGGCGCTGCCTTCAGCGGATTGTGGATTCACGATGCGGTCGGGCTATTTGTTACACCGTTGGCTCTTTCGATGGCGTATTGCGTGATCCCCGCGGTGACGCGAAGGCCAATCTTCAGTCACTTCGTCTCGATGATGGGATTTTGGCTGCTCTTCTTCATCTATCCGCTGAACGGGACGCATCACTATGTCTACTCGGCAATTCCGATGAGCGCGCAGAGAGGCGCAATCATTGCTTCCGTTTACCTTGGACTTAGCGTGATTCTGGTTGTCACCAATCTGCTGCTGTCACTGCGTGGCTCCAGCGGCAAGGTGGGAGCCGACGTTCCGTTACGCTTCATCTGGTTCGGCGTTGTGGCGTACTTGATCGTGAGTCTGCAGGGATCGATGCAGGCCCTTATGCCGGTCAATCGCTTTATTCATTTCTCCGACTGGGTAATTGGCCACTCGCATTTGGCGATGATCGGCTTTGCGAGCTTCTGCGTTGCCGGCGCTCTGTCGCATATCTGGAGCAAACTGCCTGGAGTCCGGTACAACGCGCGAACGATGGGATGGGCCTATTGGCTCCTCGCCTTCGGTCTGGCACTGATGGTGTTCGATCTGACCGCAGCCGGACTGGTTGAAGGCCAAATGTGGGTCAGCCGCGCTCCCTGGATAGACTCGGTCCGGGCAATGTATCCATTCTGGCTTACTCGCGCCTTGTCAGGACTTCCGATCATCTCAGCCTTTGTGCTCTTCTGGATCAGTCTTTTAACCGGGCCGCGGAATGCATCAGCGCCCACCTCCATCGCGGGTAGCCTGCCCCCCGCTGCCCTTCATAGTGCCCCCTCCATCCTCGGGTATGCGTTTGTTATTGCATTTGTGGCGGGCGTTGGCTTCTTCGTTTTTTCGTTTGTTGTTCTCGGCATCATTCCCGCACAACAGCTTCAGGCGGATATCAATCGGACCGCTCCACATTCTATGCAACGGTTGACGGCTGCCGAAGAGCATGGCCGCCAGATCTACGGCCGCGAAGGATGTGCCTACTGTCATACCGAACAAGTGCGCGCGATCGCCGCCGATGTCCGTCGCTTCGGCGCTCCCACCGCGGCCTGGGAGACGCAGTACGACTATCCGCATCTCTGGGGAACACGGCGTATCGGACCGGATCTTTCTCGCGAACATGGACTTCGCACAGATGACTGGCATTATGTTCACCTTTTCAATCCTCGGGCAACTGTCCCTGACTCGATTATGCCTGGATACCCGTGGATGTTCAGCGGCTCTGCTGCGAAGCCGAACAAGGATGCTCTAGACCTGGTCTCCTATTTGCGATCGCTGGGGCGGGAGCGTGAGCTGGCCGGAGACAAAGGCGGTGCGCAGGTCGATCAGGGGATGGCGATGGAAATGAGCTCCAGCTACTCCGCACCAGGCATTCCCGATACGAGACCGCAGATCACCGTCGGCGGCATCGATACGGATGCTCCCATTTTCGCAATGGGTTCAATGCCCGATGCGACAAAGTACAAGCATGGAAGGGATGTCTTCCCGCACCATCGGCGTTCACTCCATGGCAGCCAGAGCAGTTGTGCAGGTCTACTGCCGCATCCGATCGATTTGCACGCAGAGCACTACTCTGACAGCCATCTGGCGACAGTGCTCTGGGACGGTGTCTACGGTTCCGCTATGCCGGCGTGGAGACAGCTTGATAAGGCTGATCTCGATGCGGTTGCCGCGTATGTGCAATCATTGCAGGCGAAGGTCGCAAAGGTTGCGCTTTCACAGCAGGAAATGGACGCAGCCTCGAGACTCTTTGCGGCCAATTGTGTGAGCTGTCATGGGAGCCATGGAGATGGCAATGGAGCGGCTGCCGGAGCACTCAAGCCGTCCCCCGTCAACTTCCATGCTCGTCAGCCTTCGAACGACAGAGCATGGACAGTGCTGGAGCAAGGCATCCCTGGCAGCGCGATGCCTGCATGGAAGAACCGCTTGAGCAGCGATGAGCGACGGCTGCTTGTCCAGTATGTTCAAAGCATCTACGACGGAGGCTAA
- a CDS encoding response regulator transcription factor → MVDSQGRLLIVEDDSALRRSLRTTLDVLGFDVAEASTGEDALVRLRMVDYEAVLLDINMPGIGGIETCRRIRRSFTRLPILMLSVRDGEDDKVEALEVGADDYVTKPFQTRELTARIRAAIRRFRAPEIPAEMAIINGTIMLDPVRRRVERAGVEVHLTPREFDALQLLMTHAGRPVTHARLLAALRGPGSGNDRAYLRVLIGQLRKKLEDNAADPMYLLTDSHIGYRFREP, encoded by the coding sequence GTGGTCGATTCACAAGGAAGATTACTGATTGTAGAAGACGACTCCGCGCTGCGACGCAGTCTACGCACTACCCTCGATGTTCTCGGATTCGATGTAGCTGAGGCGAGCACCGGAGAGGATGCCCTCGTACGTCTGCGCATGGTTGATTATGAGGCCGTACTCCTCGACATCAATATGCCGGGAATCGGGGGCATCGAGACCTGCCGGCGCATCCGGCGCAGCTTCACAAGGCTACCGATTCTTATGCTGTCTGTCCGCGATGGCGAAGATGACAAGGTTGAGGCATTGGAGGTTGGCGCTGACGACTACGTGACCAAGCCATTTCAGACACGCGAGTTGACAGCCAGAATCCGTGCCGCTATTCGCCGATTTCGGGCACCTGAGATACCGGCAGAGATGGCAATCATCAACGGAACAATCATGCTCGATCCTGTTCGACGGCGTGTCGAACGAGCCGGAGTTGAGGTACACCTGACGCCGCGCGAGTTCGATGCTCTTCAGCTTCTGATGACACACGCGGGCCGTCCGGTTACACATGCTCGATTACTTGCTGCCTTGCGTGGCCCCGGCTCCGGAAACGACCGCGCGTATTTGCGCGTTCTCATCGGTCAGCTCCGTAAGAAACTCGAAGACAATGCCGCGGACCCAATGTATCTCCTGACAGACAGCCATATCGGATACCGCTTTCGCGAGCCATAG
- a CDS encoding sensor histidine kinase, protein MKYTQVAKRLLRAAGIVPIVPLLTGVVYLGHGKALTAGLVELVLVMLIAFLCGFPEAAVASVLAVACLDYFYMAPIFSLYERDPQDWISSGIFVVIAVTAGHFADRIKRKAAQTESERTKLERLYLTSRDIIMLDRRKEVGAQLTSLIADTFKVDAVALWDAREVRMDKAGKDIVPDDEVRATYFNELHENDLDACKFKRVLRLGTRPVGALYIAGSSQERQLDPRSVDAIASLSAIALERAHSFIAESNAEAAKRSEQLRSAVLDGLAHAFKTPLATIQSASSGLLEINRLECPERELLSLIDEQATRLARLTTQVLQTAKLDEGHLEVDHERICLGQLFRFCRKETAPALTEHFLDLIDETSGSDVWADAHLLQMAILQMLDNAAKYASPSSPITFRVTSTDSEILFCVKNEGSFIAPEERLRIFQRFYRSPGSQHKASGTGIGLSVTKRIAEAHRGRVWVESDPETGTTFFFALPHICKEA, encoded by the coding sequence ATGAAGTACACGCAAGTAGCCAAGCGCCTGCTGCGAGCCGCGGGAATCGTCCCCATCGTCCCATTGCTAACCGGCGTCGTCTACCTGGGCCACGGCAAGGCATTGACCGCAGGTCTCGTCGAACTTGTTCTCGTGATGCTGATTGCGTTCCTGTGCGGATTTCCTGAAGCGGCTGTCGCATCAGTATTGGCGGTCGCTTGTCTGGACTACTTCTACATGGCGCCGATCTTCTCTCTTTACGAGCGGGACCCTCAGGACTGGATCTCGTCAGGGATATTTGTGGTTATCGCCGTGACGGCTGGCCACTTTGCGGATCGCATCAAGCGAAAAGCTGCACAGACCGAGAGCGAGCGAACGAAATTGGAGAGGCTTTACCTTACGAGCCGGGACATCATCATGTTGGACCGACGCAAGGAAGTCGGCGCACAGCTTACGAGTCTGATCGCAGACACCTTTAAGGTTGATGCTGTGGCCCTGTGGGACGCACGCGAAGTGCGAATGGACAAGGCGGGGAAAGATATCGTCCCAGATGACGAAGTTCGCGCCACCTATTTCAATGAACTTCATGAGAACGACTTAGATGCTTGCAAATTCAAGCGGGTGTTGAGACTTGGGACCAGACCTGTCGGTGCGCTTTACATCGCAGGCTCGTCTCAGGAACGCCAACTCGATCCGCGATCTGTGGACGCGATTGCATCGCTTTCGGCGATCGCCCTGGAAAGAGCGCATTCCTTTATAGCGGAGAGTAACGCTGAAGCCGCAAAGCGGAGCGAGCAGCTCCGATCCGCTGTTCTCGACGGACTGGCCCACGCGTTCAAAACGCCGTTGGCAACGATCCAGAGCGCAAGCTCGGGATTGTTGGAGATCAACAGGCTTGAATGCCCGGAGAGAGAACTTTTGTCTCTCATCGATGAACAGGCAACACGCCTGGCTAGGCTGACCACCCAGGTGCTGCAGACTGCAAAATTGGATGAGGGACATTTAGAGGTGGATCACGAGAGGATCTGCCTGGGTCAACTGTTCCGGTTCTGTAGAAAGGAAACCGCTCCAGCTTTGACGGAGCATTTTTTGGATCTCATCGACGAGACGTCGGGGAGCGATGTGTGGGCGGATGCCCATTTGCTCCAAATGGCCATTCTCCAGATGCTTGACAACGCTGCGAAATATGCAAGCCCCTCATCGCCAATAACGTTTCGTGTGACGTCAACGGACTCTGAGATCTTATTCTGCGTAAAGAACGAAGGATCCTTTATTGCCCCTGAAGAGAGGTTGCGGATCTTTCAGCGTTTTTATCGATCCCCAGGATCTCAACATAAAGCATCCGGAACGGGCATCGGTCTGTCTGTGACTAAACGAATTGCTGAAGCCCACCGCGGCAGAGTGTGGGTTGAAAGTGATCCGGAGACAGGCACGACGTTCTTTTTTGCTCTGCCGCATATTTGCAAGGAGGCCTGA